The proteins below come from a single Streptomyces sp. B3I8 genomic window:
- a CDS encoding SRPBCC family protein, translating to MSKDETVRAEYTFSVPVPPQEAFARISDPEQDPEWQAAVTGVTLRGGEPRPGCRYDIVFQLIGKRMEFTVEIDEFEPGRLSKFHTLSGPVSYQGTYAYTANEDGGTDVHWTFDVQPGDYFGIMPKTLLRKVLINSVKKDSGKLAARLGQEARTR from the coding sequence ATGAGCAAGGATGAGACGGTCAGGGCCGAGTACACCTTCAGCGTGCCTGTCCCGCCGCAGGAGGCGTTCGCCCGCATCTCGGACCCCGAGCAGGACCCGGAGTGGCAGGCGGCCGTCACGGGCGTCACCCTGCGGGGCGGCGAGCCGCGGCCCGGCTGCCGGTACGACATCGTGTTCCAGCTCATCGGCAAGCGCATGGAGTTCACCGTCGAGATCGACGAGTTCGAGCCGGGCCGCCTGTCGAAGTTCCACACGCTGAGCGGGCCCGTGTCCTACCAGGGCACCTACGCCTACACCGCCAACGAGGACGGCGGCACCGACGTGCACTGGACGTTCGACGTCCAGCCCGGGGACTACTTCGGCATCATGCCGAAGACCCTGCTGCGCAAGGTTCTCATCAACTCCGTCAAGAAGGACTCCGGCAAGCTCGCCGCCCGGCTCGGACAGGAGGCACGCACCCGATGA
- a CDS encoding NAD(P)/FAD-dependent oxidoreductase, translating to MPAPQGHPAADRYDAVIVGGGHNGLVAAAYLARAGRSVLVLERLDHTGGAAVSTRPFPGVDARLSRYSYLVSLLPSKIVQDLGLTFRTRPRTISSYTPVERAGRPTGLLVGGGERRTREAFARLTGSDREYEAWQRFYDMTGRLARRVFPTLTEPLPTRAELRRRIDDEEAWRALFEEPVGAAVEERFTDDTVRGVVLTDALIGTFAGAHDASLAQNRCFLYHVIGGGTGAWDVPVGGMGALTDALADAAREAGAHLRTGREAVRIDTDGRTAEVTHRGPDGEAAVAARHVLVGASPEELARLTGDTPPAPAEGAQLKVNMLLTRLPRLRDTAVDPREAFAGTFHIAEGYEQLATAHAQAAAGALPTAPPSEIYCHSLTDPSILGPDQAARGHHTLTLFGLHTPARLFAADNDGRREELLTATLAQLDAHLAEPLADCLATDAEGRPCIEARTPLDLERDLRLPGGNIFHRELSWPYAQEGVTGRWGVETAHANVLLCGAGAVRGGGVSGIPGHNAARAVLEDTI from the coding sequence ATGCCCGCACCCCAGGGACACCCCGCCGCCGACCGCTACGACGCCGTGATCGTGGGCGGCGGCCACAACGGACTGGTCGCCGCCGCCTACCTCGCCCGGGCCGGCCGGTCCGTGCTCGTCCTGGAACGCCTGGACCACACCGGCGGCGCCGCCGTCTCCACCCGCCCGTTCCCCGGCGTGGACGCCCGGCTCTCCCGCTACTCCTACCTGGTCAGCCTGCTGCCGTCGAAGATCGTCCAGGACCTCGGCCTCACCTTCCGGACCCGCCCGCGCACGATCTCCTCGTACACCCCCGTCGAACGCGCCGGCCGCCCCACCGGACTGCTGGTCGGCGGCGGAGAGCGGCGCACCCGCGAGGCGTTCGCCCGCCTCACCGGCTCCGACCGCGAGTACGAGGCCTGGCAGCGCTTCTACGACATGACCGGCCGTCTCGCCCGCCGGGTCTTCCCCACACTCACCGAGCCCCTGCCGACCCGCGCGGAGCTGCGCCGCCGCATCGACGACGAGGAGGCCTGGCGGGCCCTGTTCGAGGAACCGGTCGGCGCCGCCGTCGAGGAACGCTTCACCGACGACACGGTCCGCGGCGTCGTCCTCACCGACGCCCTCATCGGCACCTTCGCCGGTGCCCACGACGCCTCCCTCGCCCAGAACCGCTGCTTCCTGTACCACGTGATCGGCGGCGGCACCGGCGCGTGGGACGTGCCCGTGGGCGGCATGGGCGCGCTCACCGACGCCCTGGCGGACGCCGCCCGGGAGGCGGGCGCCCACCTGCGCACCGGCCGCGAGGCCGTCCGTATCGACACCGACGGCCGCACCGCCGAGGTCACGCACCGGGGCCCCGACGGCGAGGCCGCCGTCGCCGCACGGCACGTCCTCGTGGGCGCCTCGCCCGAGGAACTGGCCCGGCTCACCGGCGACACCCCGCCCGCCCCCGCCGAGGGCGCCCAGCTCAAGGTGAACATGCTGCTCACCCGGCTGCCCCGGCTGCGCGACACCGCCGTCGACCCGCGCGAGGCGTTCGCCGGCACCTTCCACATCGCCGAGGGCTACGAACAGCTCGCGACCGCCCACGCCCAGGCCGCCGCCGGCGCACTGCCCACCGCGCCGCCCTCGGAGATCTACTGCCACTCGCTCACCGACCCGAGCATCCTCGGCCCCGATCAAGCCGCCCGGGGCCACCACACGCTCACCCTGTTCGGCCTGCACACCCCGGCCCGGCTCTTCGCCGCCGACAACGACGGCCGCCGCGAGGAACTGCTGACGGCCACCCTCGCCCAACTCGACGCCCACCTCGCCGAACCGCTCGCCGACTGCCTGGCCACCGACGCCGAGGGCCGCCCCTGCATCGAGGCACGCACCCCGCTCGACCTGGAACGCGACCTGCGGCTGCCCGGCGGCAACATCTTCCACCGCGAACTGTCCTGGCCGTACGCGCAGGAGGGCGTCACCGGCCGCTGGGGCGTGGAGACCGCGCACGCCAATGTCCTGCTGTGCGGGGCGGGCGCGGTGCGCGGCGGCGGGGTGAGCGGCATCCCGGGCCACAACGCGGCCCGGGCCGTACTGGAGGACACCATCTGA
- a CDS encoding beta-ketoacyl synthase, translating to MSGHHDVLVTGLGALTPLGATAADSWQALLDQRSGVRALPGDWPEDLPVRIAGTVTADPVDILGRVQARRLDRGEQLAVAAARQAMEDAGRPEVEPERLAVVVGTGIGGVLSTLGQNELYASSGMRRLSPHAVPMLMPNGPAAWVSLDLGARAGARAPVSACASGAEAIALGLDLIRLGRADVVVAGGTEASVHPFIVAAFAQMKALSRDEGDPAGVSRPFDAERTGFVMAEGASVMVLERADFARARGARVYGALAGAAVNSSAHHISASDAEGQILAIRAALRDAELEPGDIGHVHAHATSTEGGDLAEADAVAKAVGDHPTVTATKSMTGHMLGASGAFGATSALLSVHHGVVPATRNLRTVDPRIHLDVVAGENRTDRPAAALANSFGFGGHNVSLVVTRES from the coding sequence ATGAGCGGGCACCACGACGTCCTCGTCACGGGGCTCGGCGCGCTGACCCCCCTGGGCGCCACCGCGGCCGACTCCTGGCAGGCGCTGCTCGACCAGCGCTCCGGCGTGCGCGCCCTGCCCGGGGACTGGCCCGAGGACCTGCCCGTACGGATCGCCGGGACGGTCACCGCCGACCCCGTCGACATCCTGGGCCGGGTCCAGGCGCGCAGGCTGGACCGCGGCGAGCAGCTCGCCGTGGCCGCCGCCCGGCAGGCCATGGAGGACGCGGGCCGGCCCGAGGTCGAGCCCGAGCGGCTCGCCGTGGTCGTCGGCACCGGTATCGGGGGCGTGCTCAGCACGCTCGGCCAGAACGAGCTGTACGCGAGTTCCGGCATGCGCAGGCTGTCCCCGCACGCCGTGCCCATGCTCATGCCGAACGGTCCCGCCGCCTGGGTCAGCCTCGACCTGGGCGCGCGGGCCGGGGCACGGGCGCCGGTCAGCGCCTGCGCCTCCGGCGCGGAGGCGATCGCGCTGGGACTGGACCTGATCCGGCTCGGCCGCGCCGACGTCGTGGTCGCGGGCGGCACCGAGGCCTCGGTGCACCCGTTCATCGTGGCCGCGTTCGCACAGATGAAGGCGCTCTCCCGGGACGAGGGCGACCCGGCCGGGGTGTCCCGGCCCTTCGACGCGGAGCGCACCGGCTTCGTGATGGCCGAGGGCGCGAGTGTCATGGTCCTGGAGCGCGCGGACTTCGCGCGCGCCCGGGGCGCGCGCGTCTACGGCGCCCTGGCCGGCGCAGCCGTCAACTCCAGCGCCCACCACATCTCCGCCTCCGACGCGGAGGGCCAGATACTGGCGATCCGCGCGGCACTGCGGGACGCGGAGCTGGAACCCGGCGACATCGGGCACGTGCACGCGCACGCCACCTCCACCGAGGGCGGTGACCTCGCCGAGGCCGACGCCGTCGCCAAGGCGGTGGGCGACCACCCGACCGTCACGGCGACGAAGTCCATGACCGGGCACATGCTCGGCGCCTCCGGGGCCTTCGGCGCCACGTCCGCGCTGCTCTCCGTCCACCACGGGGTCGTCCCGGCGACCCGGAACCTGCGGACGGTCGACCCCAGGATCCACCTGGACGTCGTCGCCGGGGAGAACCGTACGGACCGCCCCGCGGCGGCCCTGGCCAACTCCTTCGGCTTCGGCGGGCACAACGTCAGCCTCGTGGTGACGCGGGAGTCCTGA
- a CDS encoding ferredoxin, whose translation MTTTTSRTTTQEELFRFLEDRFACAQTCTECARACALRASLVDPGGPADQEAVRRKGIMCAEVCDATCRVLSEQGSQDEAALRVQVEWCRAACLESAHVFDDHPGAEDTAKVCRECAQACTDFMATLA comes from the coding sequence GTGACTACGACGACATCTCGGACGACGACTCAGGAGGAGCTCTTCCGGTTCCTGGAGGACCGCTTCGCGTGCGCCCAGACGTGTACCGAGTGTGCACGTGCCTGTGCCCTGCGCGCGAGCCTCGTGGATCCGGGCGGGCCGGCGGACCAGGAAGCGGTACGACGCAAGGGCATCATGTGCGCCGAGGTGTGCGACGCCACCTGCCGCGTCCTGTCCGAACAGGGCAGCCAGGACGAGGCGGCGCTCCGCGTCCAGGTCGAGTGGTGCCGGGCGGCGTGCCTGGAGAGCGCGCACGTCTTCGACGACCACCCGGGCGCGGAGGACACCGCCAAGGTCTGCCGCGAGTGCGCGCAGGCCTGCACGGACTTCATGGCCACTCTGGCCTGA
- a CDS encoding DUF6479 family protein, producing MSTQWTVTTAASGFSVIGPVVAGVVVVALLIGAVWKGYQTRRRAPAPPRPEEQPRMPEGGPVREEQQVREPHEMPRDDEHRLTPHEMPAHGNASSRTDPEQKRPRWNQGGSGGFGSGGPGST from the coding sequence ATGAGTACGCAATGGACGGTAACCACCGCGGCGAGCGGCTTCTCCGTCATCGGACCGGTCGTCGCGGGCGTGGTCGTGGTCGCGCTGCTGATCGGCGCGGTGTGGAAGGGCTACCAGACCCGACGGCGCGCGCCGGCCCCGCCCCGCCCCGAGGAACAGCCGAGGATGCCCGAGGGCGGCCCCGTCCGCGAGGAGCAGCAGGTGCGGGAACCGCACGAGATGCCCCGCGACGACGAGCACCGCCTCACCCCGCACGAGATGCCCGCCCACGGCAACGCCTCGTCCCGGACGGACCCGGAACAGAAGCGACCCCGCTGGAACCAGGGCGGCAGCGGCGGCTTCGGCAGCGGCGGCCCCGGCAGCACCTGA
- a CDS encoding acyl-CoA synthetase codes for MARSAGAGAEHGGGGSAGPGGVKAGRSVTVDGVLRRSAGRTPARVALHFGDRHWTYADLDDAVSRAARTLLDAGLAPGDRVGAYGHNSDAYVIGFLACARAGLVHVPVNHALTGDDLAYLVGQSGCSLVLADPDLTGNLPAGTRALPLRDAEGSLLARLAATEPYDGPEPRAEDLAQLLYTSGTTALPKGAMMTHRALVHEYLSAITALDLQAGDRPVHALPLYHSAQTHVFLLPYLAVGAENILLDAPDGDVLLDLIESGRADSFFAPPTVWIALAGRPDFATRDLGGLRKAYYGASIMPVPVLERLKERLPHLAFHNCFGQSEIGPLAMVLGPGEHRGRMDSCGRPVLFVEAKVVDEEGRDVPDGERGEIVYRSPQLCEGYWDKPEETAEAFRDGWFHSGDLAVRDAHGYFTVVDRVKDVINSGGVLVASRQVEDALYTHEAVAEAAVIGLPDAHWIEAVTAVVVPRGEVTEEQLLAHARDRLAHFKAPKRVLFVDALPRNASGKILKRELRERFTEEQSGEPGEREERKEQEERKEQEEQWPPGEPRE; via the coding sequence ATGGCGCGATCGGCAGGGGCAGGAGCGGAACACGGTGGCGGCGGCAGCGCCGGACCCGGCGGGGTCAAGGCCGGTCGGAGTGTCACCGTGGACGGTGTCCTGCGGCGCAGCGCCGGCCGCACCCCCGCACGCGTCGCGCTCCACTTCGGCGACCGGCACTGGACCTACGCCGACCTCGACGACGCCGTCTCCCGCGCCGCCCGCACACTGCTCGACGCCGGGCTCGCCCCCGGCGACCGGGTCGGCGCCTACGGCCACAACTCCGACGCCTACGTGATCGGCTTCCTGGCCTGCGCCCGGGCCGGACTGGTCCACGTACCGGTCAACCACGCCCTCACCGGGGACGACCTGGCCTACCTCGTCGGGCAGTCCGGCTGCTCCCTCGTCCTCGCCGACCCGGACCTCACAGGGAACCTGCCCGCCGGCACCCGCGCCCTGCCGCTGCGCGACGCCGAGGGCTCGCTGCTCGCACGGCTCGCGGCGACCGAGCCGTACGACGGTCCCGAACCGCGCGCCGAGGACCTCGCGCAGCTCCTCTACACCTCGGGCACCACCGCCCTGCCCAAGGGCGCGATGATGACGCACCGCGCGCTGGTGCACGAGTACCTGAGCGCGATCACCGCACTCGACCTCCAGGCCGGCGACCGCCCCGTGCACGCGCTGCCGCTCTACCACTCGGCCCAGACACACGTCTTCCTGCTGCCCTACCTCGCCGTCGGCGCCGAGAACATCCTGCTCGACGCCCCCGACGGCGACGTGCTCCTCGACCTGATCGAGTCGGGCCGCGCGGACAGCTTCTTCGCCCCGCCGACCGTGTGGATCGCCCTGGCCGGCCGCCCCGACTTCGCCACCCGCGACCTCGGCGGACTGCGCAAGGCCTACTACGGGGCGTCGATCATGCCGGTGCCGGTCCTCGAACGGCTGAAGGAGCGGCTGCCGCACCTCGCCTTCCACAACTGCTTCGGCCAGAGCGAGATCGGCCCGCTCGCCATGGTCCTCGGCCCCGGCGAGCACAGGGGCCGCATGGACTCCTGCGGGCGCCCCGTGCTGTTCGTCGAGGCCAAGGTGGTCGACGAGGAGGGGCGGGACGTGCCCGACGGTGAACGCGGCGAGATCGTCTACCGCTCACCCCAACTCTGCGAGGGCTACTGGGACAAGCCCGAGGAGACCGCCGAGGCCTTCCGCGACGGCTGGTTCCACTCCGGCGACCTCGCCGTGCGCGACGCCCACGGGTACTTCACCGTCGTCGACCGGGTGAAGGACGTCATCAACTCCGGCGGCGTACTGGTCGCCTCGCGCCAGGTCGAGGACGCGCTCTACACCCACGAGGCGGTGGCCGAGGCCGCCGTGATCGGGCTGCCCGACGCCCACTGGATCGAGGCCGTCACGGCGGTGGTCGTCCCGCGCGGCGAGGTCACCGAGGAGCAACTCCTCGCGCACGCGCGAGACCGGCTCGCCCACTTCAAGGCGCCCAAGCGGGTGCTGTTCGTGGACGCGCTCCCGCGCAACGCCAGCGGCAAGATCCTCAAGCGGGAACTGCGGGAGAGGTTCACGGAGGAGCAGTCGGGCGAGCCGGGGGAGCGCGAGGAGCGGAAGGAGCAGGAGGAGCGGAAAGAGCAGGAGGAACAGTGGCCGCCGGGCGAGCCCCGCGAATAA
- a CDS encoding oxygenase MpaB family protein gives MDTPHSHHGERADPGLFTPASVTWQAHGDPMMWVAGIRALYLQALHPRAVRGVIENSDFRDDAWGRLRRTADYVGTTTYGTTEAAERAGAHVRRIHDRLRATDPDTGRTYRVDDPELLLWVHCAEIDSYLHVLRRSGFPLTDVHADRYIAEHRVSARLVGLDPGEVPGDRAELAAYFASVQPSLAAGPDAREIEDFLRRPPVHPLLVPARALLWRHVADLSYAALPPYAHALYGRPAPPPATVTRRLRRTGALLRTLPARLRWQLPPQHILRATARLGPGTRPDPRRLTP, from the coding sequence GTGGACACCCCCCACAGCCACCACGGCGAGCGTGCCGATCCCGGCCTCTTCACCCCGGCCTCCGTGACCTGGCAGGCGCACGGCGACCCGATGATGTGGGTGGCCGGCATCCGCGCCCTCTACCTCCAGGCCCTGCACCCCCGCGCAGTCCGCGGAGTGATCGAGAACTCCGACTTCCGCGACGACGCCTGGGGCAGGCTGCGCCGCACCGCCGACTACGTGGGCACCACGACCTACGGCACCACCGAGGCCGCCGAACGCGCGGGCGCCCACGTCCGCCGCATCCACGACAGGCTCCGCGCCACCGACCCGGACACCGGGCGGACCTACCGCGTCGACGACCCCGAACTGCTGCTCTGGGTGCACTGCGCCGAGATCGACTCCTACCTGCACGTGCTGCGCCGCTCCGGTTTCCCCCTCACCGACGTCCACGCCGACCGTTACATCGCCGAACACCGCGTGAGCGCCCGGCTCGTCGGCCTGGACCCCGGCGAAGTGCCCGGCGACCGGGCCGAACTCGCCGCCTACTTCGCCTCGGTACAGCCCTCGCTGGCCGCCGGGCCCGATGCCCGTGAGATCGAGGACTTCCTGCGCCGCCCCCCGGTCCACCCCCTCCTCGTCCCGGCCCGCGCCCTGCTCTGGCGGCACGTGGCGGACCTGTCCTACGCCGCCCTCCCGCCGTACGCCCACGCGCTGTACGGCCGCCCCGCCCCGCCGCCCGCCACCGTCACCCGACGGCTCCGGCGCACCGGCGCCCTGCTGCGCACCCTCCCCGCGCGCCTGCGCTGGCAGCTCCCGCCGCAGCACATACTGCGCGCCACCGCGCGCCTCGGTCCGGGTACCCGTCCCGACCCGCGCCGCCTCACCCCCTGA
- a CDS encoding penicillin acylase family protein — protein MRIRHRWAAVAAAVLFATAGTLPATAAQGAAHHPERPSAGGLSAEIRYTEYGIPHIVAEDYPDLGFGEGYAQAADQVCTLADGFVTLRGERSRWFGADARPDGSLSSASTNLTSDLYFRGVRRAHTVEKLLAERAPLGPSKEVRELMRGWAAGYNAWLARHRITDPACEGADWVRPVTPLDVAVRGYAVVVLAGQGRVVDSLATARPPAAGASDERSAAVTPDPRAAARAAREMFAQDRSDMGSNAVAFSGATTADGRGLLLGNPHYPWQGGRRFWQSQLTVPGELNVAGGSLLGLPITSIGFNGRTAWSHTVATGTPENLYQLTLDPSDPTVYLVDGRRERMTKRTVTVAVKDAAPVTRAQWWTRYGPVITSMGSQIPLPWTATTAYALNDPNAANLRFADTSLGFAKARSTADVQRSLERNQGLPWVNTIAADSSGHSLFTQSQVLPRITDGLQARCSTPLGRATYSSAGLAVLDGSRGACALGSDADAVQAGTFGPSRMPTLKDAPYAENSNDSAWLANADRPLTGYERVFGRIAAPVSPRTRGAVQDVSAMAARGRLTVRDLQRQQFADRVPVADLAAGDTARACAALPGGTATASDGTTVDVSKACRVLADWNRTAGTDSKGALLFDRFWRKLSGALPLDRLWEVPFSATAPLSTPRTLNTATPAFATALADAVRELDGAGIGLDEPLGAHQFVVRDGRRIPVPGGTESLGVWNKVESVWDAPAGGYTEVTTGSSHVQAVGWDGSGCPVARTLLTYSQSSNPNSAHYADQTRLFSQEKWVTFRFCERDIRSSPALRVVRVRG, from the coding sequence ATGCGTATTCGTCACAGATGGGCGGCCGTCGCGGCCGCCGTCCTGTTCGCCACCGCGGGGACCCTGCCCGCGACCGCCGCCCAGGGCGCGGCACACCATCCGGAACGTCCTTCCGCCGGCGGGCTGTCGGCCGAGATCCGCTACACCGAGTACGGCATTCCGCACATCGTCGCCGAGGACTACCCGGACCTCGGCTTCGGCGAGGGCTACGCCCAGGCCGCCGACCAGGTCTGCACGCTCGCCGACGGCTTCGTCACGCTGCGCGGGGAGCGCTCGCGCTGGTTCGGCGCCGACGCGCGGCCGGACGGCTCGCTGTCCTCGGCGTCGACCAATCTGACCAGCGACCTCTACTTCCGCGGGGTGCGCCGGGCGCACACGGTGGAGAAGCTGCTCGCCGAGCGCGCGCCGCTGGGCCCGAGCAAGGAGGTGCGCGAGCTGATGCGCGGCTGGGCCGCCGGGTACAACGCCTGGCTGGCCCGGCACCGGATCACCGACCCCGCCTGCGAGGGCGCGGACTGGGTGCGGCCGGTCACCCCGCTCGACGTGGCCGTGCGCGGCTACGCGGTGGTCGTCCTGGCCGGTCAGGGCCGCGTCGTCGACTCGCTGGCGACCGCGCGTCCACCCGCCGCCGGTGCGTCGGACGAGCGCTCCGCAGCGGTGACCCCCGACCCGCGGGCGGCGGCCCGTGCCGCGCGGGAGATGTTCGCGCAGGACCGGAGCGACATGGGGTCCAACGCGGTCGCCTTCAGCGGGGCCACCACTGCCGACGGCCGGGGTCTGCTGCTGGGCAACCCGCACTACCCGTGGCAGGGCGGCCGCCGCTTCTGGCAGTCCCAGCTCACCGTCCCGGGCGAGCTGAACGTGGCCGGCGGTTCGCTGCTCGGTCTGCCGATCACCTCCATCGGCTTCAACGGCCGCACGGCGTGGAGCCACACGGTGGCCACCGGGACCCCGGAGAACCTGTACCAGCTCACCCTCGATCCCTCCGACCCCACGGTCTACCTGGTCGACGGCCGGCGGGAGCGGATGACGAAGCGGACCGTGACCGTCGCCGTGAAGGACGCCGCGCCGGTCACCCGCGCCCAGTGGTGGACGCGGTACGGCCCGGTCATCACCTCCATGGGCAGCCAGATACCCCTGCCCTGGACGGCCACGACGGCGTACGCGCTCAACGACCCCAACGCGGCCAACCTCCGCTTCGCCGACACCTCCCTCGGCTTCGCCAAGGCCCGGAGCACCGCGGACGTCCAGCGCTCCCTGGAGCGGAACCAGGGGCTGCCGTGGGTGAACACCATCGCCGCCGACTCCTCGGGACACTCCCTGTTCACCCAGTCCCAGGTGCTGCCCCGCATCACCGACGGCCTTCAGGCGCGCTGCTCCACCCCGCTGGGCCGGGCCACGTACTCCTCCGCGGGGCTCGCGGTCCTCGACGGCTCCCGCGGCGCCTGTGCGCTCGGGAGTGACGCGGACGCCGTCCAGGCGGGCACCTTCGGGCCCTCCCGGATGCCGACGCTGAAGGACGCGCCGTACGCGGAGAACAGCAACGACAGCGCGTGGCTGGCCAACGCGGACCGTCCGCTGACCGGTTACGAGCGGGTGTTCGGCCGGATCGCCGCGCCGGTGAGCCCGCGCACACGGGGCGCCGTGCAGGACGTGTCCGCGATGGCCGCGCGCGGCCGTCTGACCGTACGGGACCTGCAGCGGCAGCAGTTCGCCGACCGGGTGCCGGTGGCCGACCTGGCCGCCGGTGACACCGCCCGGGCCTGCGCCGCACTGCCCGGCGGTACGGCGACGGCGTCCGACGGGACGACCGTGGACGTGTCGAAGGCGTGCCGGGTTCTCGCGGACTGGAACCGCACCGCCGGCACCGACAGCAAGGGCGCGCTGCTCTTCGACCGGTTCTGGCGGAAGCTGAGCGGCGCCCTGCCACTGGACCGACTGTGGGAGGTCCCGTTCTCCGCGACGGCCCCGCTGAGCACCCCGCGCACGCTGAACACCGCCACGCCCGCCTTCGCCACCGCCCTCGCCGACGCGGTACGGGAGCTCGACGGGGCCGGGATCGGGCTCGACGAACCGCTGGGCGCCCACCAGTTCGTGGTGCGCGACGGCAGGCGGATCCCGGTGCCGGGCGGGACCGAGTCGCTCGGGGTGTGGAACAAGGTCGAGTCGGTGTGGGACGCGCCGGCCGGCGGCTACACCGAGGTGACCACCGGGTCGAGTCATGTGCAGGCGGTCGGCTGGGACGGCAGCGGCTGCCCGGTGGCCCGGACGCTGCTGACGTACTCGCAGTCCTCGAACCCGAACTCGGCGCACTACGCCGACCAGACCCGGCTGTTCTCCCAGGAGAAGTGGGTGACGTTCCGCTTCTGCGAGCGTGACATCCGCTCCTCGCCCGCGCTGAGGGTGGTGCGGGTCAGGGGCTGA
- a CDS encoding beta-ketoacyl synthase, whose protein sequence is MSTPPEQTKVVVTGLGTTTPLGGDVAATWDALLRGESGVRVLDDEPWTEDSPPVLGGRIKVEPGAGLDHQQRRRFSRSAQLAVTAAAEAWSDAGLDGASVSPHRVAVAVSAALGDMNAIINGWEALKERGWRRVPPMTVPMSMGNGSAAAVALMVDARVGVHTSVNACSSGTQALATAVELIRRGDADIVVAGGTEAPLHPLVLASFSAMRALSTRVDDPAAASRPFDADRDGMVLGEGSGILVLESERHARERGARIYAELAGVGITSDAYHMVQPDPEGAGSTLAVRAALKEAGVSPEEVAFYNANGTSTLPGDAAEAKTVRDVFGDGRGPAVTALKSMTGHTLGAAGALESIATILSLHHGLVPPTRNFERLDDGVALDVVHGSPLKLGDGQNIAVKNSFGFGGHNVALLFRSGTRSVRAGERTEGSGG, encoded by the coding sequence ATGAGCACACCCCCGGAGCAGACCAAGGTCGTCGTCACCGGCCTCGGCACGACCACCCCGCTCGGCGGTGACGTGGCCGCCACGTGGGACGCGCTCCTGCGCGGCGAGAGCGGCGTCCGCGTGCTGGACGACGAGCCGTGGACCGAGGATTCGCCGCCCGTCCTGGGCGGCCGCATCAAGGTCGAGCCCGGCGCCGGGCTCGACCACCAGCAGCGCCGCCGCTTCAGCCGCTCCGCACAGCTCGCGGTCACCGCCGCGGCCGAGGCGTGGAGCGACGCCGGGCTCGACGGCGCCTCCGTCTCCCCGCACCGCGTGGCCGTCGCCGTCTCGGCCGCGCTGGGCGACATGAACGCCATCATCAACGGCTGGGAGGCGCTCAAGGAGCGCGGCTGGCGGCGGGTGCCGCCGATGACCGTGCCGATGTCCATGGGCAACGGCTCCGCCGCGGCCGTGGCCCTGATGGTCGACGCCCGTGTAGGGGTGCACACCAGCGTCAACGCCTGCTCCTCCGGTACGCAGGCGCTGGCGACGGCGGTCGAACTGATCCGTCGCGGCGACGCCGACATCGTCGTGGCGGGCGGTACCGAAGCCCCGCTGCACCCCCTGGTCCTGGCCTCGTTCTCGGCCATGCGGGCCCTGTCCACGCGGGTGGACGACCCCGCCGCCGCGTCCCGCCCGTTCGACGCGGACCGCGACGGCATGGTCCTCGGCGAGGGCTCGGGCATCCTCGTCCTGGAGTCCGAGCGGCACGCCCGCGAGCGCGGCGCCCGGATCTACGCCGAGCTCGCCGGGGTGGGCATCACCTCCGACGCGTACCACATGGTGCAGCCGGACCCCGAGGGCGCCGGCAGCACCCTCGCGGTGCGGGCGGCGCTGAAGGAAGCCGGCGTCTCCCCCGAGGAGGTGGCGTTCTACAACGCCAACGGCACGTCCACGCTCCCCGGCGACGCCGCCGAGGCCAAGACGGTGCGGGACGTGTTCGGCGACGGCCGGGGACCGGCGGTCACCGCCCTGAAGTCGATGACCGGCCACACCCTGGGGGCCGCCGGCGCCCTCGAGTCCATCGCCACGATCCTCAGCCTGCACCACGGCCTGGTGCCGCCGACCCGCAACTTCGAGCGCCTCGACGACGGCGTCGCACTCGACGTGGTGCACGGCTCGCCGCTCAAGCTGGGCGACGGACAGAACATCGCGGTGAAGAACTCTTTCGGCTTCGGCGGGCACAACGTGGCCCTGCTCTTCCGGAGCGGCACGCGGTCCGTCCGCGCCGGGGAGCGGACGGAGGGCAGCGGCGGATGA